From one Thalassobaculum sp. OXR-137 genomic stretch:
- a CDS encoding cyclic peptide export ABC transporter: protein MDLLKLIRRESKASWLGFAFLAAISGLANALILAVINLAASDAAAIDDDRRTYHLSIFLAVTGIYIVSQRSVMISSTREVEEMIHKIRMRLIEKIRTADLGPLERIGRSFIYASINKDTLTLSQAAQSLVVGAQSAILMLFTLLYIAWLSRIAFVVCVTFIGVASWLYMKNLRGLNADLQLAAAEENRLFDLLTDLLEGFKEVRMNAARSDALYADLAAISAHAAEKKKESQSGIARSFIFSQTMFYFLVAAMVFLVPQVGKIFHDLGSSYPEVVIQTATATLFLIGPVSFLVNFMSIFANANSAAENIERLDTTLSAAVSGSRDGPADPLGPDFEELELRGVSYRYSDPKADRPFVLGPLDLRVKRGEMIFVTGGNGSGKSTLIKLLAGLYYPAAGRIRIDRQDIGPETYEAYRNLISIVFADFHLFRRLYGIDHSDRDRVRALMERMEIQDKAQLIDGEFSTIELSTGQRKRLALVVSLLEDRPIYIFDEWAADQDPEFRRKFYREILPEMKRAGKTILAVTHDDHYFDVADRRIHMTEGRLVEMPTAGD, encoded by the coding sequence ATGGACCTGTTGAAACTCATCCGCCGCGAGTCTAAGGCGTCGTGGCTGGGCTTCGCGTTCCTGGCGGCGATATCCGGATTGGCGAACGCGCTGATCCTGGCGGTGATCAATCTGGCGGCGAGCGATGCCGCCGCGATCGACGACGACCGCCGCACCTATCATCTCTCGATCTTCCTCGCGGTCACCGGCATCTACATCGTCTCCCAGCGCAGCGTGATGATCTCCTCCACCCGGGAGGTCGAGGAGATGATCCACAAGATCCGGATGCGGCTGATCGAGAAGATCAGGACGGCGGATCTCGGCCCGCTGGAACGGATCGGCCGGTCCTTCATCTATGCCAGCATCAACAAGGACACCCTGACCCTGTCCCAGGCGGCGCAGTCTCTGGTGGTCGGTGCGCAATCGGCCATCCTGATGCTGTTCACCCTGCTGTACATCGCCTGGCTGTCGCGGATCGCCTTCGTGGTCTGTGTCACCTTCATCGGCGTCGCGTCGTGGCTCTACATGAAGAACCTGCGGGGGCTGAACGCCGACCTGCAGCTGGCGGCGGCCGAGGAGAATCGGCTGTTCGACCTGCTCACCGACCTGCTGGAGGGGTTCAAGGAAGTCCGGATGAACGCCGCGCGCAGTGACGCGCTGTACGCGGATCTGGCCGCTATCTCCGCCCATGCGGCGGAAAAGAAGAAGGAGAGCCAGTCCGGGATCGCCCGAAGCTTTATCTTCTCGCAGACGATGTTCTATTTCCTGGTCGCCGCGATGGTCTTCCTGGTGCCGCAGGTCGGCAAGATCTTTCACGACCTGGGCAGCAGCTATCCTGAGGTGGTGATCCAGACGGCGACGGCGACCCTGTTCCTGATCGGGCCGGTCAGCTTCCTGGTCAACTTCATGTCGATCTTCGCCAACGCGAACTCGGCCGCCGAGAACATCGAGCGATTGGACACGACCCTTTCGGCGGCGGTCAGTGGCAGCCGCGACGGGCCGGCGGACCCGCTCGGTCCCGATTTCGAGGAGTTGGAGCTGCGCGGCGTGAGCTACCGCTACAGCGACCCGAAGGCGGATCGCCCCTTCGTCCTCGGCCCCCTGGACCTGCGGGTCAAGCGGGGGGAGATGATCTTCGTAACGGGCGGCAACGGGTCGGGGAAGTCGACCCTGATCAAGTTGCTGGCCGGTCTCTACTACCCTGCCGCCGGCCGCATCCGGATCGACCGGCAGGATATCGGGCCCGAAACCTACGAGGCCTACCGCAACCTGATCTCCATCGTGTTCGCCGACTTCCATCTCTTCAGACGGCTCTACGGCATCGACCACAGCGACCGGGACAGGGTCCGCGCGCTGATGGAGCGTATGGAGATCCAGGACAAGGCCCAGCTGATCGACGGGGAGTTCTCCACCATCGAACTCTCTACCGGCCAGCGCAAACGGCTGGCCCTGGTGGTCAGCCTGCTGGAGGACCGGCCGATTTACATCTTCGACGAATGGGCGGCCGACCAGGATCCCGAGTTCCGGCGCAAATTCTACCGCGAGATCCTGCCGGAGATGAAACGGGCGGGGAAAACCATCCTCGCCGTCACCCATGACGATCATTATTTCGACGTGGCCGACCGGCGCATCCACATGACCGAAGGCCGGCTGGTGGAGATGCCGACGGCAGGCGACTGA
- a CDS encoding prohibitin family protein encodes MNALKALFLRNLPGVTVTVMILAFLAIYFAPNSVITIPAGSVGVLWKRFDGGTVTDRFYREGNRFVLPWNKIVKYDARMQRVNENYDIISSNGLTIGANITVRYRIARERIGLLHKYLGPDYLTTILMPKIGAIARAEAAKYSPVQLYSTNREDVEEAILVLARRQLEQVSEDVAATERGQRVSEGLTDLAAGPGTLIELHDVMFRSIALPSLVRDAIERKEEQYHVNLEYDFRIERERKESERKAIEALGIQEFQRIVNDGITDAYLRWKGIDATLQLALSNNSKIVVIGSGQDGLPIILGPIEGGGPAAGQPSIDADLRTSPTSGPPAAPNQTIERAPGVFSNTNAADLGLDRSGPARP; translated from the coding sequence ATGAACGCTCTGAAAGCCCTGTTTCTACGCAATCTGCCGGGAGTGACCGTCACCGTCATGATCCTGGCCTTCCTGGCGATCTATTTCGCGCCGAACAGCGTGATCACGATCCCGGCCGGCTCTGTCGGCGTGCTGTGGAAGCGGTTCGACGGCGGGACCGTCACCGACCGCTTCTACCGGGAGGGCAACCGTTTCGTGCTGCCCTGGAACAAGATCGTCAAATACGACGCCCGCATGCAGCGGGTGAACGAGAACTACGACATCATCTCGTCGAACGGTCTGACCATCGGGGCGAACATCACGGTGCGCTACCGCATCGCCCGCGAGCGGATCGGCCTGCTGCACAAGTATCTCGGGCCGGACTACCTGACCACCATCCTGATGCCGAAGATCGGCGCCATCGCCCGGGCGGAGGCGGCGAAATACTCCCCGGTCCAGCTCTACTCGACCAACCGTGAGGATGTGGAGGAGGCGATCCTGGTCCTGGCGCGGCGCCAGCTCGAACAGGTGAGCGAGGATGTGGCGGCGACCGAACGCGGGCAGCGGGTCTCGGAAGGGCTGACGGATCTTGCGGCTGGCCCGGGAACGCTGATCGAGCTGCACGATGTGATGTTCCGCAGCATCGCCCTGCCGTCCCTCGTGCGCGACGCGATCGAACGCAAGGAGGAGCAGTACCACGTCAATCTGGAATACGACTTCCGCATCGAGCGCGAGCGCAAGGAGAGCGAGCGCAAGGCGATCGAGGCGCTGGGCATCCAGGAGTTCCAGCGCATCGTGAATGACGGGATCACCGACGCCTATCTGCGCTGGAAGGGGATCGACGCCACCCTGCAGCTCGCGCTGTCGAACAACAGCAAGATCGTGGTCATCGGTTCCGGCCAGGACGGGCTGCCGATCATTCTCGGCCCGATAGAGGGCGGCGGCCCGGCCGCCGGACAGCCGTCGATCGACGCGGACCTCCGCACCAGCCCGACCTCCGGGCCCCCCGCGGCTCCCAATCAGACGATCGAGCGGGCGCCGGGCGTCTTCTCCAACACCAACGCCGCCGATCTCGGCCTGGACCGATCCGGCCCCGCCAGGCCGTGA
- a CDS encoding DUF697 domain-containing protein, translating to MAENTEDVRGLKREITKLKREVKAAQTARNRDAEKLKGEAGAAKADAAQFKKESADRAKRLAGLEQDLKAAQSKADNLSKELDMSKEETSRLQQQVEAAKTSPLAAESTGSDDASPTSNPVTGKEDSTMSPQPDPAVEDQIVHYEHAKTAIKQQSRVKANQIVATYSAISAGVGIVPVAVIDIAGLAAVQLTMLSKLADAYGVKYSGNLGRTILSAILGSLIPTSLKVSTIGLIRSVPLFGPLLGLVTMPAYCWSVTYAIGTVFTELFERDGDLENLDVEDTKAQVKKVLASVSPKQAETAAKAA from the coding sequence GTGGCTGAGAACACCGAGGACGTTCGGGGACTGAAGCGCGAGATCACCAAACTCAAGCGCGAGGTGAAGGCTGCGCAGACCGCCCGCAACCGGGATGCCGAAAAGCTGAAGGGCGAAGCCGGGGCGGCGAAGGCCGACGCGGCGCAGTTCAAGAAGGAATCCGCCGATCGGGCGAAGCGGCTTGCAGGTCTGGAACAGGACCTGAAGGCCGCCCAGTCCAAAGCCGACAATCTGAGCAAGGAGTTGGACATGTCGAAGGAAGAGACCAGCCGGCTCCAGCAGCAGGTTGAGGCCGCCAAGACCAGCCCATTGGCGGCCGAGTCGACGGGGAGCGACGATGCCTCCCCGACCAGCAACCCCGTCACCGGAAAGGAAGACAGCACCATGAGCCCTCAACCCGATCCCGCCGTGGAAGATCAGATCGTCCACTACGAGCATGCCAAGACCGCGATCAAGCAGCAGTCTCGCGTGAAGGCCAACCAGATCGTCGCGACCTATTCCGCCATCAGCGCCGGTGTCGGCATCGTGCCGGTCGCGGTGATCGATATCGCCGGTCTCGCCGCGGTCCAGCTCACCATGTTGAGCAAGCTGGCGGACGCCTATGGGGTGAAGTACTCGGGCAATCTCGGCCGCACGATCCTGTCGGCCATCCTGGGCAGCCTGATCCCCACCTCGCTGAAGGTCAGCACCATCGGCCTGATCCGGTCGGTGCCGCTGTTCGGGCCGCTGCTCGGCCTGGTCACCATGCCGGCCTATTGCTGGAGCGTCACCTACGCCATCGGCACGGTCTTCACCGAGCTGTTCGAGCGCGACGGCGACCTGGAGAACCTGGATGTCGAGGACACCAAGGCGCAGGTGAAGAAGGTGCTGGCCTCGGTCTCCCCCAAGCAGGCCGAGACCGCCGCCAAGGCCGCCTGA
- a CDS encoding alpha/beta hydrolase, which translates to MKTLSVNGCDMAYLDLGHGKPLVCVHGSLNDFRAWTPVLKPLSTGRRMIVPSLRHYFPGTCSGTEATFTMAQHVEDVIAFIEALEVGAVDLCGHSRGGHLAFRLALKRPDLVDRLVLAEPGGALDDTLMPTDGVDLGAGAGTRAHVAQSAEKIAAGDLEGGLRVFIEGINGPGAWDRLPAADRQMREDNATTLLAQVNEGRLPFSRAEAEAVTRPTLFIGGADTPGMLPVVLRALAAHVPGAKTAILADAGHSMFRQQPRAFCEAVLGFLGTSA; encoded by the coding sequence ATGAAGACCCTCTCCGTTAACGGCTGCGACATGGCCTATCTCGACCTCGGCCACGGCAAGCCGCTGGTCTGCGTGCACGGCTCGCTCAACGATTTCCGCGCCTGGACGCCGGTGCTGAAGCCGCTGTCGACCGGCCGGCGGATGATCGTGCCGAGCCTGCGCCATTATTTTCCGGGCACGTGCAGCGGAACCGAGGCGACCTTCACCATGGCCCAGCATGTGGAGGACGTGATCGCCTTCATCGAGGCGCTGGAGGTCGGCGCCGTCGACCTGTGCGGGCATTCCCGTGGCGGCCATCTGGCCTTCCGGCTGGCGCTGAAGCGCCCGGACCTGGTGGACCGCCTGGTCCTGGCGGAACCCGGCGGCGCCCTGGACGATACCCTCATGCCGACCGACGGCGTGGATCTGGGCGCCGGCGCCGGCACCCGAGCCCATGTGGCCCAGTCGGCGGAAAAGATCGCCGCCGGCGATCTGGAGGGCGGCCTGCGGGTGTTCATCGAGGGGATCAACGGTCCGGGGGCCTGGGATCGGCTGCCGGCGGCGGACCGGCAGATGCGCGAGGACAACGCCACCACCCTGCTGGCCCAGGTGAACGAGGGCCGCCTGCCGTTCTCCCGCGCCGAGGCGGAAGCGGTGACGCGGCCGACGCTGTTCATCGGCGGGGCCGACACGCCGGGGATGCTGCCGGTCGTCCTGCGGGCGCTGGCCGCCCATGTTCCGGGCGCAAAGACGGCGATCCTGGCGGATGCCGGCCACAGCATGTTCCGTCAGCAGCCCCGGGCGTTCTGCGAGGCGGTACTGGGATTCCTGGGGACCTCCGCCTGA
- a CDS encoding DUF2254 domain-containing protein, with product MEASLRKTIRALRGFLTIPGAISFSGLLVAIGVWSLELYLRAEYPDFVPKFLVVETDTARAVFTTSASASMSALVMVYSIVLLVYTMAASAIGPRLLQRFGDDRVSQISVGSLGATFLYSLECIWLSRDGVPMDLTVTVGAAYMIVSVMLLLVFVQRVSTRVSIDREAAEIALALDRQVSYAIDRSTPLMARDLVLPDASERTVLSTADGYVDAVEPSQLLTATQAIGATVFYDVQPGDFVITGAPIATVFNDPEKVLDQHVIDAVPLLLVRTPEGDLRFSVNLLVEIALRALSPGVNDTFTAIACVDRLSAALATARAHGLSIGVHLDTEGVARVVSPTTTADTLFNEAFPPLRRASRRNGLMSLALVRAVARMIRIAEPQQREAMFAELHLIAEEVSASDLLDADKAELLSRIQKTLELQPQPPE from the coding sequence GTGGAAGCGTCTCTCCGCAAAACGATCCGCGCCCTGCGCGGTTTTCTGACCATTCCCGGGGCGATCAGCTTCTCCGGCCTGCTGGTGGCGATCGGCGTGTGGTCCCTGGAACTCTACCTGCGGGCCGAGTATCCCGACTTCGTCCCGAAGTTCCTGGTGGTGGAGACGGACACCGCCCGGGCGGTCTTCACGACCTCGGCCAGCGCGTCCATGTCGGCGCTTGTGATGGTCTATTCCATCGTGCTGCTGGTCTACACCATGGCCGCCAGCGCGATCGGCCCGCGTCTGCTCCAGCGCTTCGGCGACGACCGGGTCAGCCAGATCTCGGTCGGCTCCCTGGGCGCCACCTTCCTGTACTCGCTGGAATGCATCTGGTTGAGCCGCGACGGCGTGCCGATGGACCTGACGGTCACGGTCGGCGCGGCGTACATGATCGTGTCGGTGATGCTGCTGCTGGTCTTCGTGCAGCGGGTCTCCACCCGGGTCAGCATCGACCGCGAGGCCGCAGAGATCGCCCTGGCGCTCGACCGCCAGGTCTCCTACGCCATCGACCGCAGCACGCCGCTGATGGCCCGCGACCTGGTGCTGCCCGACGCCAGCGAGCGCACGGTCCTGTCGACGGCGGACGGCTATGTCGACGCCGTGGAGCCGTCGCAGCTCCTGACGGCGACCCAGGCCATCGGGGCGACCGTCTTCTACGACGTGCAGCCCGGCGATTTCGTCATCACCGGCGCGCCGATCGCGACCGTCTTCAACGACCCCGAGAAGGTCCTCGACCAGCATGTGATCGACGCCGTCCCCCTGCTGCTGGTGCGCACGCCGGAGGGCGACCTGCGGTTCTCGGTGAACCTGCTGGTGGAGATCGCACTGCGGGCCCTGTCGCCGGGGGTCAACGACACCTTCACCGCCATCGCCTGCGTCGACCGCCTGTCGGCGGCACTCGCCACCGCCCGCGCCCACGGCCTGTCCATCGGGGTGCATCTGGACACCGAGGGCGTGGCCCGGGTCGTGTCGCCGACCACCACCGCCGACACGCTGTTCAACGAAGCGTTCCCGCCGCTGCGCCGTGCCTCCCGCCGCAACGGGCTGATGAGCCTGGCGCTGGTGCGGGCGGTCGCGCGGATGATCCGCATCGCCGAACCCCAACAGCGCGAGGCCATGTTCGCCGAGCTGCACCTGATCGCTGAGGAAGTCTCGGCCAGCGATCTGCTGGACGCCGACAAGGCCGAACTGCTGTCGCGGATCCAGAAGACCCTGGAGCTCCAGCCTCAGCCGCCGGAATAG